Proteins from a single region of Desulfobacter postgatei 2ac9:
- a CDS encoding sugar kinase — protein sequence MESQTSKQQKQKVEIDIVGGRFDKVTTVLEEFEPGDENFIHSYEKMGLEPRQVGDVESREVDVKVPARLHLNVFDMNRFNLNRPGGGGLGVSIGVYFYAKVKSIPEPVIRTTGERQLIMAHYGHIFKKLLGYDGGFEIELQDHKRRHVGLGSSIGSMCAVCIGMNEVLGRPFYGWELRRIMGFHSCEESPVNEQYLLPAFETGIGAMVSINGGWVVASDDLVLVQRVALPDTKVLMFIPEVDTLEDEFQGKETAAESEVELLMRRARTLDALQVGAKAQIVLLDMIPAMIRNDLKKMGDALFELTHMGSKRAECEQHGAFGTPIYSYINAFRGMGIEVAGMSSVGPTVFALTRNQDAYDRALKYLKAKNISDTRIIETEVDNIGGTITENGVERTFINDTWLQG from the coding sequence ATGGAGAGTCAGACTTCAAAGCAACAAAAACAGAAGGTGGAAATTGACATTGTAGGCGGCCGATTTGATAAAGTGACCACGGTGTTGGAGGAGTTTGAGCCTGGGGACGAAAATTTTATTCACTCCTATGAGAAGATGGGTCTTGAACCACGACAGGTTGGAGATGTTGAAAGCAGGGAAGTAGATGTCAAGGTGCCGGCAAGGCTTCATCTGAACGTGTTTGATATGAACCGGTTTAATTTGAACCGCCCCGGTGGTGGCGGCCTTGGTGTGAGTATCGGCGTCTATTTTTATGCAAAGGTGAAGTCGATTCCCGAGCCGGTTATTCGTACCACAGGCGAACGCCAACTTATCATGGCGCATTACGGACATATTTTTAAAAAATTATTGGGGTATGACGGTGGGTTTGAAATAGAACTTCAAGACCATAAGCGCCGTCATGTGGGGCTTGGCTCTTCCATCGGTTCCATGTGTGCCGTGTGTATCGGTATGAATGAAGTCCTGGGCAGGCCTTTTTATGGGTGGGAACTGAGGCGGATTATGGGATTTCACTCCTGCGAGGAGAGCCCTGTGAATGAACAATATCTGCTTCCGGCCTTTGAAACCGGTATCGGTGCCATGGTCAGTATCAACGGTGGCTGGGTGGTTGCCAGTGATGACCTGGTGCTGGTTCAGCGTGTGGCACTGCCGGATACCAAGGTGCTGATGTTCATCCCGGAGGTTGATACCCTGGAGGACGAATTCCAAGGAAAGGAGACCGCTGCCGAATCCGAAGTCGAGCTTTTAATGAGACGGGCAAGAACCCTTGATGCGCTTCAGGTTGGCGCTAAGGCACAGATTGTCTTGTTGGACATGATACCCGCAATGATTCGAAATGATCTTAAAAAGATGGGCGATGCCCTTTTTGAACTGACGCACATGGGATCCAAACGGGCCGAGTGCGAACAGCACGGTGCTTTTGGAACGCCCATATACAGCTATATTAATGCCTTTCGGGGGATGGGGATTGAGGTTGCCGGCATGAGTTCCGTGGGACCCACGGTTTTTGCATTGACCCGAAATCAGGATGCATATGATCGGGCGCTGAAATACCTTAAAGCAAAAAACATTTCAGACACGCGCATTATAGAAACCGAAGTTGACAACATAGGCGGTACGATTACGGAAAACGGTGTTGAAAGAACCTTTATAAATGATACCTGGCTTCAAGGATAA
- a CDS encoding phosphoribosylanthranilate isomerase codes for MTSGYKAKICGTTNMEDAEMAAREGADFFGVVVEVDFSPRSLTIEAAKPLFSSPLIPAVALVYNMASTRVESLIQQLNPFAVQFLSLAETSFVTYLKKTYPKVEIWQSLHLPRAGEAVDLEDFQKTAQTSVTAGVDALLFDTAALSKGAMKFGGTGVTSDWDIVKELMDAMRGTLPIWLAGGINPDNVGEAIDRINPYGIDLCSGVEATRGKKDAAKLRSLMTTIRGKHSK; via the coding sequence ATGACAAGCGGTTACAAAGCCAAAATTTGCGGCACCACCAATATGGAAGATGCCGAAATGGCTGCCCGTGAAGGGGCTGATTTTTTTGGCGTGGTGGTGGAGGTCGATTTTTCCCCGAGGTCTTTGACCATTGAAGCGGCCAAACCTCTCTTTTCGTCTCCCCTCATTCCGGCGGTGGCCCTGGTTTACAATATGGCATCAACGCGTGTTGAATCGCTTATTCAGCAACTGAACCCATTTGCCGTACAATTTTTAAGTTTGGCAGAAACCTCTTTTGTCACATATTTAAAGAAGACTTATCCGAAGGTTGAAATCTGGCAATCGCTCCATTTGCCCCGGGCGGGTGAAGCGGTGGATCTGGAAGATTTTCAAAAGACGGCTCAAACCTCTGTGACAGCCGGTGTCGACGCCCTTCTTTTCGATACCGCCGCCTTGTCCAAAGGAGCGATGAAATTTGGCGGCACGGGCGTTACTTCGGATTGGGACATCGTTAAGGAACTGATGGATGCGATGCGGGGTACGTTGCCTATCTGGCTGGCCGGCGGGATCAATCCGGACAATGTAGGAGAGGCCATTGACAGGATCAACCCCTACGGCATTGATTTATGCTCCGGCGTGGAAGCGACCCGCGGAAAGAAAGATGCGGCAAAGCTAAGGTCTCTTATGACAACCATTCGCGGTAAGCATTCAAAATAG
- a CDS encoding zinc-dependent dehydrogenase has protein sequence MKAAVVYGKDDIRIEEYPTPTASAGEVIVKTKVSGICATDIKTLLGQGLPKDLPTILGHEVVGEIFEIGKGVTAYQPGDRVAVYPIAVCGQCYYCRQGRHNLCEHEFGLAHGIEGGFAEYVRLPKEIVNIGGVIKIPDDVPFDKAVLSEPLSCAMASLSTCKVGPDQVVVILGAGPMGLMHLKLAKWMGAVVIVVDLLENRLAIAKDMGADHCINPTQTNHIEEIMKLTDKKGAQAVIASLGIPSVIEENLQLTRKGGTFNIFGGPPAGHTISVDPRWLHYCEINLTGTFAASPSDFKKSLELIINNEITVDDLVTDRFTLDTFLEAVECAKNQQMIRGIVEF, from the coding sequence GTGAAAGCAGCAGTAGTTTATGGAAAAGATGATATTCGCATTGAAGAATATCCCACACCAACGGCAAGCGCCGGAGAAGTTATTGTAAAAACAAAAGTGTCCGGCATTTGCGCCACTGACATTAAGACTTTGCTCGGTCAAGGGCTTCCCAAGGACTTGCCGACCATTTTGGGGCATGAGGTGGTGGGTGAGATATTTGAAATAGGGAAGGGCGTTACGGCGTATCAACCCGGTGACCGGGTGGCGGTTTATCCCATTGCTGTTTGCGGGCAGTGTTATTACTGCCGCCAGGGGCGGCATAATTTATGTGAGCACGAATTCGGGTTGGCCCACGGTATTGAAGGTGGTTTTGCCGAATATGTGCGTCTTCCTAAAGAGATTGTGAACATTGGCGGGGTCATAAAGATTCCGGATGATGTGCCGTTTGATAAAGCGGTTTTATCCGAGCCCTTATCATGCGCCATGGCGTCCCTGTCAACCTGTAAGGTGGGACCTGACCAGGTTGTAGTGATTTTGGGCGCCGGCCCCATGGGGCTCATGCACCTGAAACTGGCAAAGTGGATGGGTGCTGTTGTGATTGTTGTCGATTTACTGGAAAACCGGTTGGCGATTGCTAAAGATATGGGCGCAGACCATTGCATCAATCCAACGCAGACAAATCACATTGAAGAAATAATGAAGCTGACCGACAAGAAAGGTGCACAAGCCGTTATTGCATCCCTGGGTATCCCGTCGGTTATTGAGGAAAACTTACAGCTGACCAGAAAAGGCGGCACATTTAATATTTTCGGCGGGCCTCCGGCAGGCCATACCATATCGGTGGATCCAAGATGGCTTCATTACTGCGAAATAAATTTAACCGGGACCTTTGCGGCATCACCCAGCGATTTCAAAAAGAGCCTTGAGCTTATTATAAACAATGAAATCACCGTCGATGATCTTGTTACGGACCGGTTTACCCTTGATACCTTTTTAGAAGCCGTAGAGTGTGCCAAGAACCAGCAAATGATTCGTGGAATTGTCGAATTTTAA
- a CDS encoding class I fructose-bisphosphate aldolase gives MDGKERRLRKIINKKTGRSLVLAVDHGMALGAMTGIVDIAGTIRTLDATNKVDCWLMTKGIYTHAFDPSGDPGVILRASGGATIAGPELTREGQTADAEEALRLGVDAMATTAFVGSVYEHETLISMARMATECRKWDMPLLGVIGLGKTNEDKKKDPKFIALGARVGAEHGADIIKTYYTETDFEKVVAGCPVPVMIAGGPKCETDLDTLNMIYGALQGGAKGIVMGRNVWQSPHPTALLSAVYGLIHEGMNVKEAADLLAHEVALDH, from the coding sequence ATGGACGGAAAAGAAAGACGGCTGAGAAAAATTATTAATAAAAAAACGGGACGTTCTTTGGTCCTTGCGGTTGATCACGGCATGGCGCTTGGTGCCATGACCGGTATTGTGGATATTGCCGGTACGATTCGAACGCTGGACGCTACCAACAAGGTTGATTGCTGGCTTATGACCAAAGGCATATATACCCATGCGTTTGACCCGTCAGGAGATCCGGGGGTTATCCTTCGCGCCAGCGGCGGGGCGACCATTGCCGGGCCGGAGTTGACCCGGGAGGGTCAAACCGCAGATGCCGAAGAGGCGTTGCGGCTTGGCGTGGATGCCATGGCAACCACCGCGTTTGTGGGCTCGGTATATGAGCATGAAACCCTGATCAGTATGGCCCGGATGGCAACGGAATGCCGAAAATGGGATATGCCGCTTTTAGGGGTGATTGGTCTGGGAAAAACCAATGAAGACAAAAAAAAAGATCCCAAATTCATTGCACTGGGTGCAAGGGTTGGTGCGGAGCACGGGGCGGATATCATCAAGACCTATTATACGGAAACCGATTTTGAGAAGGTTGTGGCCGGATGCCCTGTGCCGGTGATGATTGCCGGCGGGCCCAAATGTGAAACGGATCTTGACACGTTAAATATGATATATGGTGCGCTCCAGGGCGGTGCCAAAGGCATCGTCATGGGAAGAAACGTGTGGCAAAGCCCGCACCCCACCGCATTGCTGTCAGCGGTCTATGGCTTGATACATGAAGGGATGAATGTGAAAGAAGCTGCTGATCTGCTTGCCCATGAGGTTGCATTAGACCATTAA